The Geobacter sp. genome has a window encoding:
- a CDS encoding zinc-binding alcohol dehydrogenase family protein, with protein MRAMVMEQSGTPLVVREMPVPEPAVGEVLVRVSACGICRTDLHIVDGELTEPRLPLIPGHQVVGRVVACGAGPAMPAVGARVGIPWLGGTCQSCRQCREGRENLCDQAIFTGYQRNGGFAEYLVADARFCFPIPEGYPDLQAAPLLCAGLIGYRSLVMAGEGRRLGIYGFGAAAHIVTQVARWQGREIYAFTRAGDRDGQAFALEMGACWAGDAHSLPPEELDSAIIFAPAGELVPLALRAVGKGGIVVCGGIHMSEIPAFSYDLLWGERVLRSVANLTRRDGEEFLALAPRVPVHTEVQSFPLEQANEALNALRSGQLRGAGVLVV; from the coding sequence ATGCGAGCCATGGTGATGGAGCAGAGCGGTACCCCGCTGGTCGTGCGAGAGATGCCGGTTCCCGAACCGGCCGTTGGTGAAGTCCTGGTTCGTGTCAGCGCCTGCGGCATCTGCCGCACCGACCTGCACATCGTCGATGGCGAGTTGACGGAACCGCGTCTGCCGCTTATCCCCGGTCATCAGGTGGTGGGGAGGGTCGTTGCGTGCGGGGCTGGCCCGGCAATGCCGGCCGTTGGTGCTCGGGTGGGCATCCCCTGGCTGGGGGGGACCTGCCAGAGTTGCCGCCAGTGCCGCGAAGGGCGGGAGAATCTCTGCGACCAGGCGATCTTCACCGGGTATCAGCGCAACGGCGGATTTGCCGAGTACCTGGTTGCCGATGCCCGGTTCTGTTTCCCCATCCCGGAGGGGTACCCGGATCTGCAGGCTGCGCCGCTCCTCTGTGCCGGTCTTATCGGTTACCGGTCGCTGGTCATGGCCGGCGAGGGGCGCCGGCTCGGGATCTACGGATTCGGTGCGGCAGCCCACATAGTCACCCAGGTGGCGCGCTGGCAGGGGCGGGAGATCTACGCCTTCACCCGTGCCGGCGACCGCGACGGCCAGGCGTTTGCCCTGGAAATGGGCGCCTGCTGGGCCGGAGACGCCCACTCCCTGCCGCCGGAGGAGCTCGACAGCGCCATCATCTTTGCCCCTGCCGGCGAATTGGTGCCGTTGGCGCTGCGGGCCGTGGGCAAGGGGGGGATCGTGGTCTGCGGCGGCATCCATATGAGTGAGATCCCGGCCTTCTCCTACGATCTGCTCTGGGGGGAACGGGTGTTGCGTTCAGTGGCCAACCTGACCCGCCGCGACGGCGAGGAATTCCTGGCCCTGGCGCCACGGGTGCCGGTGCATACCGAGGTGCAGAGCTTCCCGCTGGAGCAGGCAAACGAGGCGCTAAATGCCCTGCGAAGCGGCCAACTGCGCGGGGCCGGAGTGCTGGTCGTCTGA
- a CDS encoding DUF3106 domain-containing protein, whose protein sequence is MTSIARFVIVALFIGWSGVASAETGKIPWDGLSGEEQQVLKPYADRWEGLSPQRQERLRRDADQWRSMPPEQRQKARERYRKLRELPPDQREKLKKRYDEFRKLPPEEQQRIRERYQWFKSLPPEERKELRQKWRGLSREERQRIRSEMRELPPQQRGEYMRKNLR, encoded by the coding sequence ATGACTAGCATTGCCAGGTTCGTCATCGTGGCCCTGTTTATCGGCTGGAGCGGCGTGGCGTCTGCAGAAACGGGGAAAATCCCCTGGGACGGCCTCTCCGGCGAGGAACAGCAGGTGCTCAAACCCTATGCCGACCGGTGGGAGGGGCTGTCGCCCCAGCGTCAGGAACGGTTGCGCCGGGACGCGGACCAGTGGCGCAGCATGCCTCCGGAACAGCGACAGAAAGCCCGTGAGCGCTACCGGAAATTACGCGAACTCCCCCCTGATCAACGCGAGAAGCTGAAGAAACGGTACGACGAGTTCCGCAAGCTTCCCCCTGAAGAACAGCAGCGGATCAGGGAGCGTTATCAATGGTTCAAGTCGCTCCCTCCCGAAGAGCGTAAAGAACTGCGCCAGAAGTGGCGGGGTCTTTCCCGTGAGGAGCGGCAGCGGATCCGGAGCGAGATGCGGGAGCTGCCCCCACAGCAGCGTGGCGAATACATGCGGAAAAACCTTCGTTGA
- a CDS encoding carbonic anhydrase: MDGNKRYLSNQMTGVKSGDAAARTKLAGGQAPYAIILSCSDSRVPPELIFDDGLGEIFVIRVAGNVVDPVVLGSIEYAAEHLGTPLIMVLGHERCGAVTATVNAKGKADGNIGSIVKAIAPALKKAEAAKKGAAKDKAQFVETVIDENTKLVKANLTKQSKVLAHLVKEGKIKIVTGKYDLDDGVVSVVEGL; the protein is encoded by the coding sequence ATGGACGGCAACAAGCGCTATCTCTCGAACCAGATGACCGGCGTCAAGTCCGGCGATGCGGCTGCCCGCACGAAGCTCGCCGGCGGCCAAGCACCCTACGCCATCATCCTCTCCTGTTCCGATTCCCGCGTCCCCCCCGAACTGATCTTCGATGACGGGCTGGGCGAGATCTTCGTCATCCGGGTCGCCGGTAACGTCGTCGATCCGGTCGTCCTGGGGAGCATCGAATATGCCGCCGAGCACCTGGGGACCCCCCTGATCATGGTCCTTGGCCACGAGCGCTGCGGCGCGGTTACGGCGACAGTCAATGCCAAGGGGAAGGCGGACGGCAACATCGGCTCCATCGTCAAAGCAATCGCCCCGGCCCTGAAGAAGGCGGAAGCCGCAAAGAAAGGCGCAGCAAAGGATAAGGCTCAGTTCGTGGAAACCGTCATCGACGAAAATACCAAACTGGTGAAGGCCAACCTGACCAAGCAGTCCAAGGTCCTGGCGCACCTGGTAAAAGAAGGAAAGATCAAGATCGTAACCGGGAAATACGACCTGGACGACGGCGTCGTTTCCGTTGTGGAAGGCCTCTAG
- a CDS encoding HAMP domain-containing protein — translation MSNDQSCEQQRSKPTLHRLISRLPIRLQMTCIIITLFLPLLLLSTHHYIAEIDRVTAEIDRSAQHAALDVATNLEGLINETVGILKTLANHPAVISQDKSASHRLFDGLLPHYPQRLNIIASNMAGENVGSAIQQLSLNDGSVSGEEWFELAIRGEEEVIGTLYTCSLFRRPALMIAQPVYSAQDQVIGVLSIPLDLQQISQSLVSCLPEQGRCDIVVVDARGTVIIDTSAGSLIGKQLKDTPLAPFRLTQARGSVTGQGSDGITRLVGTAAIGDSGWRVLVSIPSHVIDAHVSNTRSALLINLFACLAALALAILLGRSITGRIGSLVQGLKEIEQGNLAYRLRRSGNGEIDTIATTFNAMASRLQEGEQTIQRMKSDLELRVAERTAQLASTNHELESFSYSVSHDLRAPIRHIDAYARIILEEHNERLDPDAAIYMQRIRRSAGKMTGLIEALLSMAGLARLDIFRELIDLSDMAREIAGELQNSAPERHVDFIISDGMTVYADVRLIRIVMENLMGNAWKYSSKKERAVIEVGSAEQDGKTCFYVRDNGAGFDMAYANKLFAAFQRLHTERDFEGIGIGLATVQRVIHRHMGRVWAEAAPGVGATFWFTLN, via the coding sequence ATGTCCAACGACCAAAGCTGCGAGCAACAACGATCGAAGCCGACCTTGCACCGGCTCATCAGCAGGCTGCCCATTCGTCTGCAAATGACCTGCATCATCATCACCCTCTTCCTGCCACTCCTCCTTCTCTCCACTCACCACTATATTGCCGAAATCGACCGAGTAACCGCTGAAATAGACAGATCTGCCCAGCATGCCGCCCTCGACGTCGCCACCAACCTGGAAGGCCTCATCAACGAAACCGTCGGCATCCTCAAGACGCTTGCCAATCATCCCGCGGTGATCTCCCAGGACAAAAGCGCCAGCCACAGGCTGTTCGACGGCCTGTTGCCCCACTATCCGCAAAGGCTCAACATCATCGCCTCGAACATGGCGGGAGAGAACGTGGGGAGCGCCATCCAGCAGCTCTCCCTGAACGACGGCTCCGTTTCCGGCGAGGAATGGTTCGAACTGGCCATAAGGGGTGAGGAAGAGGTCATCGGTACTCTCTATACCTGCAGCCTGTTCCGCAGGCCAGCGCTCATGATCGCCCAGCCGGTATACTCGGCCCAGGACCAGGTCATCGGTGTCCTCAGCATCCCCCTTGACCTGCAGCAGATATCCCAGAGTCTCGTCAGTTGCCTGCCTGAACAGGGCCGGTGCGATATCGTCGTGGTGGATGCGCGTGGAACCGTCATCATCGACACCTCCGCAGGGTCGTTGATCGGCAAGCAGCTCAAGGATACGCCGCTGGCGCCTTTCCGGCTCACACAGGCAAGGGGGAGCGTTACCGGCCAGGGCAGCGACGGTATCACCCGCCTGGTCGGCACTGCCGCCATCGGCGACAGCGGCTGGCGGGTTCTCGTCTCCATCCCGTCACACGTGATCGACGCCCATGTGTCTAATACCCGATCGGCACTGCTCATCAACCTGTTCGCCTGCCTTGCTGCCCTGGCGCTGGCAATCCTCCTCGGTCGCAGCATCACCGGAAGGATCGGCAGCCTGGTCCAGGGGCTCAAGGAGATCGAACAAGGGAACCTGGCGTATCGGCTGCGGCGGTCCGGCAATGGAGAGATCGACACCATTGCCACCACATTCAACGCCATGGCGAGCCGTCTCCAGGAAGGGGAACAGACCATCCAGCGAATGAAATCTGACCTGGAGCTGCGGGTGGCCGAGCGGACCGCCCAGCTCGCATCCACCAACCATGAACTGGAATCGTTCAGCTACTCCGTCTCCCACGACCTGCGCGCCCCGATCAGACACATCGATGCCTACGCCAGGATCATCCTCGAAGAACACAACGAGCGGCTCGACCCCGACGCTGCCATCTACATGCAACGCATCCGTCGTTCTGCCGGCAAGATGACCGGACTCATCGAGGCCCTCCTGAGCATGGCCGGACTGGCCCGGCTGGATATCTTCCGGGAATTGATCGATCTCTCGGACATGGCGCGGGAGATCGCCGGGGAGCTGCAGAACTCTGCACCGGAACGCCACGTGGACTTCATCATCAGCGACGGGATGACCGTCTACGCCGATGTGCGGCTGATCCGGATCGTCATGGAAAACCTGATGGGGAACGCCTGGAAATACTCGTCCAAAAAGGAACGGGCGGTCATCGAGGTGGGCAGCGCCGAACAGGACGGCAAGACATGCTTTTATGTCCGCGATAACGGCGCCGGTTTCGACATGGCCTACGCCAACAAGCTCTTTGCCGCCTTCCAGAGGCTCCACACGGAGCGCGACTTCGAGGGGATCGGCATCGGCTTGGCCACGGTGCAGCGGGTCATCCATCGCCACATGGGAAGGGTCTGGGCCGAGGCTGCCCCCGGTGTCGGCGCCACCTTCTGGTTTACCCTGAACTGA